The Micromonospora sp. NBC_00421 DNA window TTGAGCCCCCAGTGCACCCAGTCCCGCGCGCCCAGCCCGGTCAGGTCCACCTCGGCGGGCACCTCGGCCCGGGAGACGCTGAGCGTCGGCGCGGCCGGTGGCGACGAGGCCGCCGGGGTGACGGTGGGTGACGGTGGAACGGTCGGCGGCGGGGTCCGCTCCCGGGGCTGCAACCCGGGCGTGGCGATCCCGGTCTCGGCCGGTTCGCCCAACCCCACCACGCCGGTCGGATAGCCGGCCGGGGTGGGTGCACCGGCCGGCAGCACCACATCGGGCTCCGGCGGGCCCGGATCCGGCCCCAGGTACGTCACCAGCACGGCGAGGCAGGCCAGGGCGGCCACCGCCTCGATCGCCCAGCGGCGACGTTGCCGACGTCGGGCCTCCCGCCGCTGCGCGCTGCGCGTCGTCGGGCCCGGCCCGATCCGCCAGGTCTCTTGGTCGTTCACGTATGTCCCACTCCCCAGCCCGACGCCCGCGACCGGTCGGGGAGGGGGTGCGGTCGCGGCGTGAGCGTTCTCACGTTTTCATTCCAGGGCCGGGATGCGCCATATGCCAGCGGGTGGGCGTTTCCAGTTTGTTACCAACTGGGGCCGGTGGAAAGTTTCCTGCCTATTGTCGAACTCCAGCTCAGCGCCATGATCTCAGAAAGATCGACCAGTCAGCGAATCTCGAAACCCAGCGCCTGTGCCAGCACCATCGCCTGCTCCGGGTCGATCACCGCGCCGGCCCGCTCGACCGCTGTCGGGTCCAGCGCGGTGAGGTCGCTGCCCCGCAGATCGGCCCCGGTGAGACGCACCGCGTGCAACTGGGCGGCCGAGAGGTCCACCCGGGTCAGGGTGGCGCCGGTGAGGTTCGCCCCGGTCAGGTCGGCCTCGCGCATCCGTACGTCGCCGAACTGCGCGCCGCGCAGGTCGGCCCCGGGTAGCGCGACGAACGACCAGTCACCGCCCGACACCCGCAGCGGACGCAGCTCGCACTCGTCGAAGGTGCTGCCCACCAGCTTGCAGCCGGTGAACTCGGCCTCGAACAGGTTGCACCGGCGGAACCCGCAGCGGACGAAGGCCGAGTCGGTGTGCCGGGAGGCGTTGAACGACACCCCACCGAAGGAGCACTCGGTGAACGAGGCGCCCCGGCTGACCGCCTCGGTCAGGTCGACGTCGACGAAGACGCAACGGACGAAGTGCCTGTCGACCAGCTCCTCGGCGTACCAGTCGGCGTGGCGGAACGTCTCGTCCTGGGTGGTCTCCGGCATCGCCCCACCCTATGTGCGGGCACCGACACCGTCGGCGGACCTTCCGCCCGGCGCGTACCGGCTAGTAGTTTCGGCGGGGTGAACGTGGCACGCAGCACCGACCCGGACCGTATCGGCTTCGACCCGGCCCGGCTGGCCCGGATCGACGAACACTTCGGCCGGTACGTCGACGACGGGCGGCTGGCCGGCTGGCAGATCGTGGTCACCCGGCGCGGCGAGGTCGCGCACTCCTCGGTCCACGGGCTGCGCGACGTGGAGGCGGGCACCCCGGTCGAGCCGGACACCATCTGGCGGATCTACTCGATGACCAAACCGATCACCTCGGTCGCGGCGATGATGCTGTGGGAGGAGGGCCGGTTCGAGCTGACCGACCCGATCAGCCGCTGGCTGCCGGAGTTCGCCGACGTCCGGGTCTTCGACAAGGGGTCGGCGCTCAAGCCGTACACCGTGCCGGCGGTCGAGCCGATCCGGGTCTGGCACCTGCTCACCCACACCGCCGGGCTGACCTACGGGTTCGCGCAGACCTCGGTGGTCGACGCGCTCTACCGGGCCGCCGGCTACGACCTCGGCGTCCCGCCGGGGCTGGACCTGGCCGGAGCCAGCGCCGGGATGGCGAAGCTGCCGCTGCTGTTCCAACCGGGCACCGGCTGGAACTACGGCGTCTCCACCGACGTGCTCGGCCGGCTCGTCGAGGTGGTCTCCGGGCAGAGCCTGGCCGACTTC harbors:
- a CDS encoding pentapeptide repeat-containing protein yields the protein MPETTQDETFRHADWYAEELVDRHFVRCVFVDVDLTEAVSRGASFTECSFGGVSFNASRHTDSAFVRCGFRRCNLFEAEFTGCKLVGSTFDECELRPLRVSGGDWSFVALPGADLRGAQFGDVRMREADLTGANLTGATLTRVDLSAAQLHAVRLTGADLRGSDLTALDPTAVERAGAVIDPEQAMVLAQALGFEIR
- a CDS encoding serine hydrolase domain-containing protein, encoding MNVARSTDPDRIGFDPARLARIDEHFGRYVDDGRLAGWQIVVTRRGEVAHSSVHGLRDVEAGTPVEPDTIWRIYSMTKPITSVAAMMLWEEGRFELTDPISRWLPEFADVRVFDKGSALKPYTVPAVEPIRVWHLLTHTAGLTYGFAQTSVVDALYRAAGYDLGVPPGLDLAGASAGMAKLPLLFQPGTGWNYGVSTDVLGRLVEVVSGQSLADFLTDRILTPLGMTDTGFWVDQADAKRLAALYTPHPGTGRVVRADRLGAAALARPECFSGGGGLVSTAADYHRFTQLLLRGGELDGVRLLGPRTVRYMTRNHLPGGGDLAALEPQGFAETVLDGIGFGLGFAVVQDPVPAKVPSSVGEYYWGGLASTAFWVDPVEEITALLFTQLMPSSTYPLRSQLRQLVYAALVG